Part of the Phragmites australis chromosome 23, lpPhrAust1.1, whole genome shotgun sequence genome is shown below.
CTCCCGCTGGCGATGACGCCCTACTATCGTCCACCATTATGTCGGCCTTCCTCTCGATTTCTATAGGCGAGGAGTGAGACGAAACCCATCCGTACCCTAAATCCTAAGCCCTATTCTACGCTAGGTCCACTGGTCGCCCGCTTGAGCACCATACCGCTAGCCTAGTAGAGATATGAAATGTTATACACTTATACTCTAGATTTTGCGCCCTAAACTTGCTTAGTGAAAACCTCTAAGGAACAAGAGGATGCAAAGTCATgaggggattttttttatacattttttattttttttagaccAGGGTCACCCTTTATCTGGCGTTCGTTGGATGCCTCAATAGGGGTGTGCGGGACAGGGACTCGAACCCGTGTCGGTTCACTACCACCTTAGAGGTTTTACCATCGGGTTACCTACCCGtctgcagatttttttttatacatgACTTACTTACGgattttgcaagaaaaacaTAAAAACACTTAGTGTGATTTCTATAAATTCTAGCATTCATCATGGGGAAGGAAAATTTTGGGTGAATTTGCAGCTATTTAGCTTAAGCAGTACAATGATTTAATGCTAATACTCGTACTGGATTGACAACACTGATACCAAGACAAATAGGGTGACGCCATAGGATTGAAATCCTCTGACCTCATTACAGTGAAGTCAGAGATAAACAATAAAATGTGAGATGGTGGACAGTAACGCGACTTCAAATACCGTAGCAAAAGTAATGTAGCAACGGTATTGTATCACTTCTTATAGTTTACTGTTCCGATTTTACTGTTTATGGTACGCTGTAGCATAAAATCCAGACCATCCATATATGATCCAACGGTCCAAGGTGACTAGGGATGGTTGAAGAAGCAATATTTAGAAACAGAGAGGGGTGGCGGTGAACAATAACataaagggggagagagggagttTGTGGTGATGAAGTAGCGAGGTGGAAAACCAAAGGCAGAGACCCATGCATTTTGGACACTAGGCCAATATGAAAACGATTCTCTTCGTGACCCTAGAGCGTAGTTTGTAGGAAGACGAATCATGGCTAACAAAAACCCTATTCTGCTGTTATCTAGACAACAATAAACCGGGGTCTTCCTTTCGGAGAAAATTTTTATAAGACCCAACGGGGATAGACTCCTACgagactctctctccctccatcAACTGCACAACACGTCAGGTACATTAGCTCTTGTATGTAACATGCATAACACATGTCAAACATAGAGAGAGGATCTCGTGAAAAATCAGATCCTAAAAAAATTGTATCCCTTCCTTTCACCCTTCCCATTTTCACCGAGCCGGCGGCGTTCGGAGTTCGGACACGAGTCGCGGCGCAACCCAAGAACCACACATCCTCCCTCCTGCCCTGATGGCCTCTCCCTgcttccccctctctctcccttcccttgCTCTTCTTCCCTCCCGACCTGAGCCGCTTCGAGATAAGGCTATATAATCCACCGAGCTAATCGTAATCCTCTCCCGctgcccctccctccctccctcctccttccACCCCGGCCCACCCCCGCTCGGCGACGCTCGAGGACGGGGCTGCGCAACCAACCCCCGCCGCCGGGCCGGCGTCCTATGACAAAGGTGACGCCGAGTTCCTTGCCGCGCTCGCGGGGGCGTGTGTCTGTGGATACGCCTGTGCCGGCGGCCCGTGCCGTGTTTCTCGCGCGCGGCGCGTTCCTCGCTCTGTGAGAGGCTGTGTAGGCTGCTGGCGCGCGTGGCCGTGTGTCGGGCCGGGTTCTTGGTACCGGAGGGAGGCGCGCGCGGCGGTTGTCATGGCTTCGTTTTTCTTGCTAATTCTGGCTGCAGCGTCGTGCTGTGTTAGGTTCTTGGCGAGCTTAGCGATGGTAGCGCTCCCGCGGTCCGTCCTTCCATAGTTCCATGTGGTGGTGGTGTGCAGTGTGCTCCCGTCGCCTCTTTCAACCGGCGCCTTTAGTGGTATTGCCTGCTACGCGGCGGCTCTGTGTCTGTCTCTACGGTAGTGTCTGAGTGTTGGTGCCCttctgctgcagcagcagcagtggctCCCTTTCCACTGAATTAGTTGGTTCGTGTTGCCGGTAGTTGCTTCAAGCGTAGAAAAAAAAGGTTCCATTTTTTTGAAGGCTCTGTTTTGAATAATGCCGATTTGATGTAGAAATTTAAGGCCGCTGACTGTCAAATTTCGAAGTGTAGTGATGGTTGAGTCGGTTCAATGTTGATTTTTGGGTACAAAGTTAACCATACGGCAACCTCACTCTACAACAACGCGGACATTTGATTTCCAAGTCGTTCAGTGTTTGGAGCAGAAATATATTTTGTTCAGCTGTGAGGATTAATTTATTGCTTGCAAGGTACAAAACTACAAATGATGTGTTATGAAAGTTTCTAGGGATGAGATGTAGATTGACTTCAGCCTTGTCTTGCCCAGATAAACATAAGTTAGTTCTATCCAAGCATGAAAATAGACCAATAGAGCCTTCTTGTTTGGGAACGGTTCAACATGCTTTGCCTGATATGCTACTCTTTTGCAATGGACTAATGATGCCTTATGCTTAAAGTTTTCAATATATACCCCTGCAATTTTTAGTTCTGGTTTAGTATTTCCTTTCAGCAATCGCTGTAATTGGCATGGCATAGCTATCAATGTCCTACAACACTATTTTTTGTTCATCTAATTCGTTGGTATTAAGAGCTATCTCCTTGCTTTTTGTCTAAAGAGCAAACTCTGTTACACAGGGTTCTGAAGGAATCAAGATTCTGATATATTTGCTGGATACCTCATTCCCTTGATTCAAAATGACGCAAGTGATTCATTGTTCTGTCGGCAATATTAGCCTGTTTCACATTGGAAGTTTCAGGGCCACCCGGGAAATCCAAGTAAGAAGATTCCATGGCTCAGCGAGGTATTCAAGAATAGTATCACCATCATCTCGAAGACTGCTGCAGCCACAAACAGCATTTCATTTGATCAGTATTTACAAAAGAAGAAGCTGGTCCTCTGCCCAGAAGCCAAGAACCTTATCAGCAGCAACTGTTGGGACTGATGTCACAGTTGAGGACCAAAATCCATCTTCCACAGGAGAAACTTCCGATGAGAACTCTGAGGCTGCACCTGTCACTGCTGAAGCCAGTGAGCAGGCTGAGTCTAGCACGGACCAAGCTTCTTCCGCTCCTAAATTAGGACGCAACATACGGAAGAGTGAGATGCCTCCACTGAACGATGAGGATCTAGTTCCTGGTGCATCTTTTACAGGGAAGGTAAGGTCTATCAAGCCATTTGGAGTTTTTGTTGACATTGGAGCATTCACGGAAGGCCTTGTTCACATCTCCCGAGTAAGTGATGGGTTTGTAAAAGATATATCTTCACTCTTCACTGTTGGACAAGAGGTGTCAGTCAGATTGCTTGAGGCAAATACGGAAACAGGGCGCATCTCTCTGACAATGCGGGAAGGTGGTGATTATGTCAAGCCAAAAAATGAAACACCTAAGGCTGCAAGCGGTGGGCGGAGTGCCACAACTCCAACCAGAAGCTCACCAAGGCAAACAAAGGAAAGGCAGGAATCCAAGGCAACAGGCGAGTCAAAGTTTGTACAAGGGCAATCTCTGAATGGCACCGTGAAAAATACAACAAGATCAGGGACATTTGTGACACTGCCTGATGGGAGTGAAGGTTTCCTTCCCAGAGAAGAGGAAGCAGTGGCATTGTTTACCCTTATTGGGCAATCTGCAATGGAAGTTGGTAAACAGATAAGGGTTAAAGTATTGAATGTGGCACAAGGTCAGGTCACTTTGACGATGAAAGAGGtggaagatgatgaagacgatTTGAAGACTCTAAACATGGAGCTTAAGCGGGACTGGTCCAGAGGGACCAATGCGTTTGAGTTGGCTTTCCGTAGGAACAAGGAGATCTCTTCATTCTTGGACCAGAGGGAAAGGACAAAAGTGCCAGAAGCACAAGGAGCTGCTGGAGCAGCAGTGGGCactgtgcttgatgatgaagtAGGCAGTGAACAAAGCCAGGACAAGGAGAGCGAAACAAGCAAGGCTGAATCAGTTGAGGATGATAGTTCAGTTTCTGCAACTGAAACTGAAGGCAAAGAGGAGGGTAGCTCTTCCATAGAAGCTGCCACCTCTAGCGTCGAGGAAGCTGCTCTGGCAGATGAGGAAAGTGGTGAAACATTGAGCTCTGTGTCAGAAGTAGCAACTGATGTTCCTGCCCCTGTATCTGAGGCCTCTTCTCAGGAGGGAATTGAGGATTCTACTTCTGTGGCAGACGCTGCTGGTGACCAAACTGTAGAATCTGAAAACTCACCCACAATTGGTGTTGAACTGTCCTCCAATGGGGCCCCAGATAGCGCTAGTGTTTCTTCAGTTCCAGAAACTGAGGATAAACCTGCTGATCTTGAAGAATCTTCAGCTGTAGAAGAGGTTCCTGTAACTGCAAGTAGCGGGTCAGTGGATGACGCAACCAATGACAGTGTGGAGAAAGAACCAGCTGCTGTCGCCGAGGCTGCACCAGCCTCGAGTGAGAAAACTGGTGctgaggctgctgctgctggagtcGAACAAGCAAGCACCACTACAGGTCGGTAGTAATTTTATCAGCAAGTCAGTGACCTTACCCCCTAAAGGCTTTGACATGCAATAATCTGATAAGCCACGCCTTGTCTGCAAAAGCCTCTTGAAGAAGCAACTCTGCCTAGTTAGACTAGGGGATGATCGAATAGATTGCAAGAAAACTGTTCAAGCAACTGCTTTTGCCAATTACTGGTGCAGACATCTCATGTTAATTATTGTTTTCTTCATTGTTGTTTCACTCATTGGTTTACTCCAAGGTTCAACACCTATCTAATCCTTAAGCTCTGCCCCTAATTGGCTGTAGAAGATCATTAATAATTCAGTTTCACGTCATCTAGTACTTTATTCTTAGGATCAAGCGTTTTTTCCACGGGAGTCAGAGGATCCATAGTACCCGAAGCCTCCCGGACTTCATATTCATCTCCACATTTGcgattttgctttgattttcgttttctgTGACATGTCAACTGCATACTCTCGACAAATTACTTTCTATAATAAAAATACGTTACTTGCTAGTAatgtttaaaaataagaaagacTGACTTCCTGATGACATATAAACTCCTATAACTTGGCCAATTACTACATTTCTTGAAATGAGTAGTTGCTTGGTTCAAATGTTTATTTCCATCAATTATCATTTACTCTACAATGTAATTTTGGAACATAGTCCTCAAACTTGTTTATGAAGCGATTTAAATTAACAATGCTACAAAATTGTTGTATTCGAATTTTCATTTCATATAATTGCATCATTCTCCTTCTTTATGGACATGCTCTACACTGCATTCCTAAGCAAAAGTTCACCGAATATTGCAATTCGTTGCCAAACTGTTGCTAGGACAGCACAAGAAAGATTTTGATGGTCTTTTTTGCACTTGAGCAGCCACTATTTCTCCTGCCCTTGTCAAGCAACTGCGTGAGGCAACTGGAGCAGGCATGATGGACTGCAAAAAGGCTCTTGCAGAATCAGGGGGTGACATTGAGAAAGCACAAGAATTCCTCCGGAAGAAGGGGCTGGCGGCTGCTGACAAGAGGGCTGGCAGAGCGACTGCTGATGGAAGAATAGGTTCTTACATACATGACAGCAGGATTGGGGTCCTTATTGAAGTGAATTGTGAGACCGACTTTGTATCCCGAGGTGACATCTTCAAAGAGTTAGTCGATGATCTTGCCATGCAAATTGCTGCTTGCCCTCAAGTGCAGTACATCTCTATTGATGACGTCCCTGTGGAGGTTGTGAAGAAGGAGACAGAGCTGGAGATGCAGAGGGAGGACCTCTTGTCAAAGCCTGAACAGATCCGGTCTAAGATTGTTGAAGGACGTGTAAAGAAGAGGCTTGGAGAATTCGCATTGTTTGAACAACCATTCATCAAGAATGACAAGGTCACAATAAGTGAATGGGTCAAGCAAACTATAGCCACAATCGGAGAGAACATGAAGGTCAAAAGATTTGTCCGGTACAACCTCGGTGAAGGGTTGGAGAAGAAAAGCCAAGATTTTGCTGCTGAAGTTGCAGCACAGACAGCAGCAAAGCCGTCGCCATCTGCTCCTCCGAACGACGACAAGCCTGTTGAAACAATAGAAACTGCTGAGAAGTAATCTCCCTCATGCCTCATCATGCTTGAGTGTGATAATGTTTATTTGTGTGTGCATAATATGTGGATCAGTGCGTGTTTAGGCATTTCTAACTGAAAACTACGTTGATTCTGTTTGCTTTTTAGAGATAACACCGCTTTTATATTCGGCATACATTTTTGCAGGAAGCCAGCTGTGGCGGTTTCAGCTGCATTGGTAAAACAACTCCGAGATGAAACCGGTGCTGGTATGATGGACTGCAAGAAGGCGCTGGCTGAGACCGGTGGTGACCTTCAGAAGGCTCAAGAGTTTCTCAGGAAGAAGGGTCTCTCATCTGCAGACAAGAAATCTTCTCGAATAGCAGCTGAAGGCCTGATTGGCTCCTACATTCACGACAACCGCATCGGATGCATGATTGAGGTCAACTCCGAGACCGACTTCGTGGCTCGCAATGAGAAGTTCAAGGAACTGGTGAACGACCTCGCGATGCAAGTGGTGGCATGCCCACAGGTTGACTATGTCTCAGTGGAGGACATCCCAGAGAGTGTTGTCAGCCAGGAGAAGGAGATTGAGATGCAGAGGGAGGACCTGCAGTCCAAACCTGAGAACATCAGGGAGAAGATCGTCGAAGGGCGGATAGCGAAGAGGCTCGGAGTGATGGCCCTCCTGGAGCAGCCCTTCATCAAGGACGACAGCAAGACAGTGAAGGATCTCGTGAAGGAGATGATCGCCTCCCTCGGGGAGAACATTAAGGTGCGGAGGTTTGCCCGGTACACCCTCGGCGAGAACTGATTGGCACGGAGGTGATGTCGGTCACAGCCCTGACATGAGAAGTTGGGCACATTTTGATTCAAGAAGGTGCATAGCTGTTGTTAGTTTGTACTCAGTTCCACTGTAATTTTGTATCACCTGTCATTATTGTTAGCACTCCTTTGTAGATGACAAGAGAGGTCAATATGTCCATCAAAGCATTACggcaaattaaattttatatctTGTTATGTGGACTGTGGTCTGTTTATAAGTTCTTGCTGAATCCATTGGCATCAATCCTACACTTTTTTTATTGATGCTGAGGATGGTCCTAATACGGCC
Proteins encoded:
- the LOC133906244 gene encoding polyprotein of EF-Ts, chloroplastic-like, with protein sequence MTQVIHCSVGNISLFHIGSFRATREIQVRRFHGSARYSRIVSPSSRRLLQPQTAFHLISIYKRRSWSSAQKPRTLSAATVGTDVTVEDQNPSSTGETSDENSEAAPVTAEASEQAESSTDQASSAPKLGRNIRKSEMPPLNDEDLVPGASFTGKVRSIKPFGVFVDIGAFTEGLVHISRVSDGFVKDISSLFTVGQEVSVRLLEANTETGRISLTMREGGDYVKPKNETPKAASGGRSATTPTRSSPRQTKERQESKATGESKFVQGQSLNGTVKNTTRSGTFVTLPDGSEGFLPREEEAVALFTLIGQSAMEVGKQIRVKVLNVAQGQVTLTMKEVEDDEDDLKTLNMELKRDWSRGTNAFELAFRRNKEISSFLDQRERTKVPEAQGAAGAAVGTVLDDEVGSEQSQDKESETSKAESVEDDSSVSATETEGKEEGSSSIEAATSSVEEAALADEESGETLSSVSEVATDVPAPVSEASSQEGIEDSTSVADAAGDQTVESENSPTIGVELSSNGAPDSASVSSVPETEDKPADLEESSAVEEVPVTASSGSVDDATNDSVEKEPAAVAEAAPASSEKTGAEAAAAGVEQASTTTATISPALVKQLREATGAGMMDCKKALAESGGDIEKAQEFLRKKGLAAADKRAGRATADGRIGSYIHDSRIGVLIEVNCETDFVSRGDIFKELVDDLAMQIAACPQVQYISIDDVPVEVVKKETELEMQREDLLSKPEQIRSKIVEGRVKKRLGEFALFEQPFIKNDKVTISEWVKQTIATIGENMKVKRFVRYNLGEGLEKKSQDFAAEVAAQTAAKPSPSAPPNDDKPVETIETAEKKPAVAVSAALVKQLRDETGAGMMDCKKALAETGGDLQKAQEFLRKKGLSSADKKSSRIAAEGLIGSYIHDNRIGCMIEVNSETDFVARNEKFKELVNDLAMQVVACPQVDYVSVEDIPESVVSQEKEIEMQREDLQSKPENIREKIVEGRIAKRLGVMALLEQPFIKDDSKTVKDLVKEMIASLGENIKVRRFARYTLGEN